Below is a genomic region from Thermochromatium tepidum ATCC 43061.
CGTCTTCGGGATCATGGTCATCACCGTACCCTTGCTGACGGATCGGCATATCGATGCCCTGACCGCGATGCGCACCAGTGCGCGCGCCGTGAGGCAAAATCCGGGCCCTATGCTGCTCTGGGCCGGGTTGATCGTGCTGATCGTGGGCGCGGGGCTGGCGACCTTCTATCTGGGGCTCTTCATCGCCATCCCGCTGGTGGGGCATGCCAGCTGGCATGCCTATCGCGATCTGGTGCCCAGTCCCTGAGATCAGGGATCAAAACGGTAATCGAGCATCTGGATGTCGCGCGCAAAGTGGCGCGCGACCAGTTCGGCGGTCTCGTCGCTGTAATAGCTCCGGTAGTCGTGCCTCCGATCCCGGGCCTGGCGCTCGTGGGGGAGGGGGGGAGTGGGGATGCCGATGCGTGTGCAGATGGTCGCAAAGTCCTCAGGCAACCGCTCGTAGCGCCCGATGAAATCGACGATGATCTTGCCGCTGAGGTCGATCAGATAATCGGTCTGGAGGGCGATCGAGGTATCGATGTGGTACTGATAAGGTCGCTCTGGATCGAGCTTCCAGCGCAGAAAATCCTCGAACGTCTCACGCCCGCCGAGATACTGCGGGCGTTCGCGCCGAATGTGGTGAAAGGAGCTGACCTGGAGATCCCAGGGATTGCGCACGAAGGCAAACTTAAACAGGCTGTCGAAATACTCCTTGGGCAATAGCTCTTTGGCCGCGATCACCTTGGCGTGACGTGGCAGCTTGGTCGCGATCCTGTGTCCGCTCAGATGGCTGAAGCGACTGCACAGGAACATCGGGTAGTACCAGGGGTCGCGCC
It encodes:
- a CDS encoding sulfotransferase family 2 domain-containing protein, producing the protein MLLSPKYRFLFIHIAKTGGTSVRAALAGLRWRDPWYYPMFLCSRFSHLSGHRIATKLPRHAKVIAAKELLPKEYFDSLFKFAFVRNPWDLQVSSFHHIRRERPQYLGGRETFEDFLRWKLDPERPYQYHIDTSIALQTDYLIDLSGKIIVDFIGRYERLPEDFATICTRIGIPTPPLPHERQARDRRHDYRSYYSDETAELVARHFARDIQMLDYRFDP